In Nocardioides sp. zg-1228, a single window of DNA contains:
- a CDS encoding AMP-binding protein translates to MIVPFSVSDFIERAAAVYGERPGFIDEPDQPAESLGTVTYAEAYELARRQAARLDELGLEVGDRVAIISHNSARLLTSFFGVCGSGRVLVPINFRLRPDEISYIVSHSGARVLYVDPELVEPLRGVDVEHTFVLGQDEAMFAAPGAEPRAWEPDENATATINYTSGTTARPKGVQLTHRNLWTNAVTFGLHAGVSDRDVYLHTLPMFHANGWGMPFAMTGLGVPQVVLRKVDGAEILRRVEQHGVTVMCAAPAVAAAVLDAAQDWEGEIPGRDRVRIIMAGAPPPTRTVVRVEEELGWEFVQIYGLTETSPLLTVNRCRAEWDDLSAEERAAKLVRAGAPAIGVRLRTDAQGEVLARSNVILEGYWERPDETAKALVDGWFHTGDGGVIGDDGYLTISDRKKDVIITGGENVSSIEVEDVLFSHPAVAEVAVIGVPSERWGETIKALVVLADGASADEAELIAWCKDKAAGYKAPTSVEFRDELARTATGKLQKFKLRQPYWQAQERQVN, encoded by the coding sequence ATGATCGTCCCCTTCAGCGTCAGCGACTTCATCGAGCGCGCGGCGGCCGTCTACGGCGAGCGCCCGGGCTTCATCGACGAGCCCGACCAGCCGGCCGAGTCGCTGGGCACGGTGACCTACGCGGAGGCGTACGAGCTGGCCCGGCGCCAGGCGGCCCGTCTCGACGAGCTCGGGCTCGAGGTCGGGGACCGGGTGGCGATCATCAGCCACAACTCGGCGCGGCTGCTCACGTCGTTCTTCGGCGTGTGCGGCTCGGGGCGGGTGCTGGTGCCGATCAACTTCCGGCTGCGCCCCGACGAGATCTCCTACATCGTGTCGCACTCCGGCGCCCGGGTGCTCTACGTCGACCCCGAACTGGTGGAGCCGCTGCGGGGGGTCGACGTGGAGCACACGTTCGTGCTGGGGCAGGACGAGGCGATGTTCGCCGCGCCCGGCGCCGAGCCGCGGGCGTGGGAGCCCGACGAGAACGCGACCGCGACGATCAACTACACCTCCGGCACGACCGCCCGGCCCAAGGGCGTGCAGCTGACCCACCGCAACCTCTGGACCAACGCCGTGACCTTCGGGCTGCACGCCGGGGTGAGCGACCGCGACGTCTACCTGCACACGCTGCCGATGTTCCACGCCAACGGTTGGGGGATGCCGTTCGCGATGACCGGGCTGGGCGTGCCGCAGGTCGTGCTGCGCAAGGTCGACGGCGCCGAGATCCTGCGCCGGGTGGAGCAGCACGGCGTGACCGTGATGTGCGCGGCGCCTGCCGTGGCGGCCGCGGTGCTCGACGCGGCGCAGGACTGGGAGGGCGAGATCCCCGGACGCGACCGCGTGCGGATCATCATGGCCGGCGCCCCGCCGCCCACCAGGACCGTGGTGCGCGTCGAGGAGGAGCTCGGCTGGGAGTTCGTCCAGATCTACGGCCTCACCGAGACCTCGCCCCTGCTCACGGTCAACCGCTGCCGTGCGGAGTGGGACGACCTGTCGGCCGAGGAGCGGGCGGCCAAGCTGGTGCGGGCCGGCGCGCCGGCCATCGGCGTACGCCTGCGCACCGACGCGCAGGGCGAGGTGCTGGCGCGCTCCAACGTGATCCTCGAGGGCTACTGGGAGCGTCCCGACGAGACCGCCAAGGCCCTGGTCGACGGCTGGTTCCACACCGGCGACGGCGGCGTGATCGGCGACGACGGCTACCTCACGATCAGCGACCGCAAGAAGGACGTGATCATCACCGGCGGTGAGAACGTGTCCTCGATCGAGGTCGAGGACGTGCTGTTCTCTCACCCGGCGGTCGCCGAGGTCGCCGTCATCGGCGTGCCGAGCGAGAGGTGGGGCGAGACGATCAAGGCCCTGGTCGTGCTCGCCGACGGCGCCAGTGCCGACGAGGCCGAGCTGATCGCGTGGTGCAAGGACAAGGCCGCGGGCTACAAGGCCCCGACCTCGGTGGAGTTCCGCGACGAGCTCGCGCGCACGGCGACGGGCAAGCTGCAGAAGTTCAAGCTGCGCCAGCCCTACTGGCAGGCGCAGGAGCGCCAGGTCAACTAG
- the yaaA gene encoding peroxide stress protein YaaA — protein MLILLPPSEGKTAPRRGKPLDLDALSSPSLTPTRASLLESLVRLCRDDPEAAAAVLGLGPAQRDLVQRNADLVDAPTARADAVYTGVLYDALDLATLSPAARRRATSRVAVTSALFGLVRPGDRIPAYRLSGDASLPDTGSVAGAWREMLGDAVTEALGAGLLVDLRSGTYAAFWRPDASLARRVATVRVLHEADGRRTVVSHFNKATKGRIVRALLEDGANPRTPRALADALTRLGWTVEVGEPTAKGTQLDVVVTAV, from the coding sequence GTGCTGATCCTGCTGCCACCCAGCGAGGGCAAGACCGCTCCGCGCCGGGGCAAGCCCCTCGACCTCGACGCGCTGTCGTCCCCGTCGCTCACCCCGACCCGCGCGTCGCTGCTCGAGTCGCTTGTACGCCTCTGCCGCGACGACCCGGAGGCCGCGGCCGCCGTGCTCGGCCTGGGTCCCGCCCAGCGCGACCTGGTGCAGCGCAACGCCGACCTGGTGGACGCCCCGACCGCCCGCGCCGACGCCGTCTACACGGGCGTGCTCTACGACGCGCTCGACCTCGCCACCCTCTCCCCCGCGGCCCGCCGGCGCGCCACGTCGCGCGTCGCCGTCACCAGCGCGCTGTTCGGCCTCGTGCGCCCGGGCGACAGGATCCCGGCCTACCGGCTCTCCGGCGACGCGTCCCTGCCCGACACCGGGTCGGTCGCCGGGGCGTGGCGCGAGATGCTCGGCGACGCCGTCACCGAGGCACTGGGCGCGGGGCTGCTCGTCGACCTGCGCTCCGGCACCTACGCCGCCTTCTGGCGCCCCGACGCGTCACTGGCCCGCCGCGTCGCGACCGTGCGCGTGCTGCACGAGGCCGACGGCCGGCGCACGGTCGTCAGCCACTTCAACAAGGCGACCAAGGGCCGGATCGTCCGGGCCCTCCTCGAGGACGGCGCCAACCCGCGCACGCCGCGCGCGCTCGCCGACGCGCTCACCCGGCTCGGCTGGACCGTCGAGGTCGGCGAGCCGACCGCCAAGGGCACCCAGCTCGACGTCGTCGTGACCGCCGTCTAG
- a CDS encoding peroxiredoxin, with protein sequence MGEAAPDFTLRDQFGQDVRLSDFHGRKAVVLMFFPFAFSGVCTGELSGVRDRLDEFLTFDTEVLAVSCDSVYALRTFAEAEGLNFPLLSDWWPHGAVTSAYEVFDETKGAPRRSSYVIDREGRLRWSVHNASLDGRDLEEHLRELHAAL encoded by the coding sequence ATGGGTGAGGCGGCTCCCGACTTCACGCTGCGCGACCAGTTCGGCCAGGACGTGCGGCTCAGCGACTTCCACGGCCGCAAGGCGGTCGTGCTGATGTTCTTCCCGTTCGCCTTCTCCGGCGTGTGCACCGGCGAGCTGTCGGGGGTCCGCGACCGGCTCGACGAGTTCCTCACCTTCGACACCGAGGTGCTGGCCGTCTCGTGCGACTCGGTCTACGCGCTGCGCACCTTCGCCGAGGCCGAGGGGCTCAACTTCCCGCTGCTGTCCGACTGGTGGCCGCACGGCGCCGTCACCTCCGCCTACGAGGTCTTCGACGAGACCAAGGGCGCCCCGCGCCGCTCGTCCTACGTCATCGATCGTGAGGGCCGGCTGCGCTGGTCGGTGCACAACGCGAGCCTCGACGGTCGTGACCTCGAGGAGCACCTGCGCGAGCTGCACGCGGCTCTCTAG
- the aceE gene encoding pyruvate dehydrogenase (acetyl-transferring), homodimeric type, with the protein MSDAEKSSEKSSKNPAIASVIHEGLPTQLPDIDPDETQEWLASFDAMLDDRGRDRARYLMLRLLERSREKQVGVPALRSTDYINTIPPEREPWFPGDEEVERRIRAFIRWNAAVMVSSANRKGLEVGGHIATYQSSASLYEVGFNHFFRGKDHEGGGDQVYIQGHGSPGVYARAFLEGRLSESQLYRFRQEVQHGKGAGLPSYPHPRLMPDFWEFPTVSMGLTAINSIYQARFNRYLDNRGIKGTDQQRVWAFMGDGEMAEPESLGAIRVAAREELDNLTWVINCNLQQLDGPVTGNGKIIQELEANFRGAGWNVIKVVWGREWDALLARDVDGVLVNQMNSTPDGAFQTYSTEDGAYVREHFFGGDPRLRAMVQHMSDSQIEKLPRGGHDYRKVYAAFDAATKHTGQPTVILAHTIKGWTIDALEGKNATHQMKKLTLGDLKKFRDRLYLPISDRDLEESYEKTGGAPFFHPGSEAPEVEYMLERRRALGGSIPRRVNRASSLKLPGDEMYAELKQGSGKNKIATTMAVVRQLRDWMKDPGIGERIVPIAPDEYRTFGMDSMFPSAKVYNPGGQQYESVDRKLLLSYKESAQGQMLHEGISEAGAVASATAAGSAYSTHGEHMIPFYIFYSMFGFQRTGDSIWAMADQLARGFLIGATAGRTTLTGEGLQHADGHSPLLAATNPAVVHYDPAFAYEIAHIMQSGLQRMYGTGGPEGHGEDVIFYLTVYNEPVSQPAEPADVDVDGILRGIHRVATADGEGPRVQLMASGVGYPWIQEAARLLAEDWGVQSDLWSVTSWNELARDGAAAEQWNLLNPGEQRRTPYVSERLADVQGPVVAVSDYMRAVPLQIARWVPADYRVLGADGFGFADTRPAARRFFHIDAVSVVVQALQALADAGDFPVEKVVEAAQRYRIDDPTATQDIKQEGGDA; encoded by the coding sequence GTGAGTGACGCCGAGAAGTCCAGCGAGAAGTCCAGCAAGAACCCGGCCATCGCGTCGGTGATCCACGAGGGTCTGCCCACCCAGCTGCCCGACATCGATCCCGACGAGACGCAGGAGTGGCTCGCGTCCTTCGACGCGATGCTGGACGATCGCGGCCGCGACCGGGCCCGCTACCTCATGCTGCGACTGCTCGAGCGCTCGCGCGAGAAGCAGGTCGGCGTTCCCGCGCTGCGCTCGACCGACTACATCAACACCATCCCGCCCGAGCGCGAGCCGTGGTTCCCCGGCGACGAGGAGGTGGAGCGCCGCATCCGCGCCTTCATCCGGTGGAACGCCGCGGTGATGGTGTCCTCGGCCAACCGCAAGGGCCTCGAGGTCGGCGGCCACATCGCCACCTACCAGTCCTCGGCCAGCCTCTACGAGGTCGGCTTCAACCACTTCTTCCGCGGCAAGGACCACGAGGGCGGCGGCGACCAGGTCTACATCCAGGGCCACGGCTCGCCGGGCGTCTACGCCCGCGCGTTCCTCGAGGGTCGGCTGAGCGAGTCGCAGCTCTACCGCTTCCGCCAGGAGGTCCAGCACGGCAAGGGCGCCGGCCTGCCGTCCTACCCGCACCCGCGCCTGATGCCCGACTTCTGGGAGTTCCCGACCGTGTCGATGGGCCTGACGGCCATCAACTCGATCTACCAGGCCCGCTTCAACCGCTACCTCGACAACCGCGGCATCAAGGGCACCGACCAGCAGCGCGTGTGGGCGTTCATGGGCGACGGCGAGATGGCAGAGCCTGAGTCGCTCGGCGCCATCCGCGTGGCGGCGCGCGAGGAGCTCGACAACCTCACCTGGGTCATCAACTGCAACCTCCAGCAGCTCGACGGCCCGGTCACCGGCAACGGCAAGATCATCCAGGAGCTCGAGGCCAACTTCCGCGGCGCCGGGTGGAACGTCATCAAGGTCGTGTGGGGCCGCGAGTGGGACGCGCTGCTGGCGCGCGACGTCGACGGCGTCCTGGTCAACCAGATGAACTCCACGCCCGACGGCGCGTTCCAGACCTACTCCACCGAGGACGGCGCCTACGTCCGCGAGCACTTCTTCGGCGGCGACCCGCGCCTGCGCGCGATGGTCCAGCACATGTCGGACTCGCAGATCGAGAAGCTGCCGCGCGGCGGTCACGACTACCGCAAGGTCTACGCCGCGTTCGACGCCGCGACCAAGCACACCGGTCAGCCGACGGTGATCCTCGCCCACACCATCAAGGGCTGGACGATCGACGCCCTCGAGGGCAAGAACGCCACCCACCAGATGAAGAAGCTGACCCTGGGCGACCTCAAGAAGTTCCGCGACCGGCTCTACCTGCCGATCAGCGACCGCGACCTCGAGGAGTCCTACGAGAAGACGGGCGGCGCCCCGTTCTTCCACCCCGGCTCCGAGGCCCCGGAGGTCGAGTACATGCTCGAGCGCCGCAGGGCCCTCGGCGGCTCGATCCCCCGCCGCGTCAACCGCGCCTCGTCCCTCAAGCTGCCCGGCGACGAGATGTACGCCGAGCTCAAGCAGGGCTCGGGCAAGAACAAGATCGCCACCACGATGGCCGTCGTGCGCCAGCTGCGCGACTGGATGAAGGACCCCGGCATCGGCGAGCGCATCGTGCCGATCGCGCCCGACGAGTACCGCACCTTCGGCATGGACTCGATGTTCCCGAGCGCCAAGGTCTACAACCCGGGCGGGCAGCAGTACGAGTCGGTCGACCGCAAGCTGCTGCTGTCCTACAAGGAGTCCGCGCAGGGCCAGATGCTCCACGAGGGCATCTCCGAGGCAGGTGCCGTGGCGTCGGCGACGGCCGCCGGCTCGGCCTACTCCACGCACGGCGAGCACATGATCCCGTTCTACATCTTCTACTCGATGTTCGGCTTCCAGCGCACGGGCGACTCGATCTGGGCGATGGCCGACCAGCTCGCCCGCGGCTTCCTCATCGGCGCCACCGCGGGTCGCACCACCCTGACCGGCGAGGGCCTCCAGCACGCCGACGGCCACTCGCCGCTGCTGGCGGCGACCAACCCGGCGGTCGTCCACTACGACCCCGCGTTCGCCTACGAGATCGCCCACATCATGCAGAGCGGCCTCCAGCGGATGTACGGCACCGGCGGGCCCGAGGGCCACGGCGAGGACGTCATCTTCTACCTCACCGTCTACAACGAGCCGGTCTCCCAGCCCGCCGAGCCGGCCGACGTCGACGTCGACGGGATCCTGCGGGGCATCCACCGCGTCGCCACCGCCGACGGCGAGGGTCCGCGGGTCCAGCTGATGGCCTCGGGCGTCGGCTACCCGTGGATCCAGGAGGCGGCCCGCCTGCTGGCCGAGGACTGGGGCGTCCAGTCCGACCTGTGGTCCGTGACGTCGTGGAACGAGCTGGCCCGCGACGGTGCCGCCGCCGAGCAGTGGAACCTGCTCAACCCGGGCGAGCAGCGCCGCACCCCCTACGTCAGCGAGAGGCTCGCCGACGTGCAGGGCCCGGTCGTCGCCGTGTCCGACTACATGCGGGCGGTCCCGCTCCAGATCGCGCGCTGGGTGCCGGCCGACTACCGCGTCCTCGGTGCGGACGGGTTCGGCTTCGCCGACACCCGCCCGGCCGCGCGCCGGTTCTTCCACATCGACGCCGTCAGCGTCGTCGTCCAGGCGCTCCAGGCCCTGGCCGACGCCGGCGACTTCCCGGTGGAGAAGGTCGTCGAGGCCGCCCAGCGCTACCGCATCGACGACCCGACCGCGACCCAGGACATCAAGCAGGAGGGTGGCGACGCCTGA
- a CDS encoding Nif3-like dinuclear metal center hexameric protein, protein MPSLADVVDLLHAWYPPGTADGWDAVGLVAGDPTAEVARVMFAVDPTVEVAREAVAWGADLLVVHHPLFLTPVSSVAADTPKGRTLHTLTAGGCALLAAHTNADQASSGVSEALALALGLRDLAPIRPAPAQPLDKVVVFVPLAQADAVRTAMTEAGAGRLGDYDSCTWTTTGEGRFRPLEGASPAIGAVGGLEAVEEARIEAVVPPGRRTAVVRAMLAAHPYEEPAYDVVSLADPGLAPTGTGRTGSVEETTLEQFAARVAAALPATAHGVRVAGDPQRPVRRVAVCGGAGDFLLDELAHSDVDAYVTSDLRHHRAGEFLEHGGPALVDVAHWAAEWTWLPVVEARLRRALDDRVDTRVSTRCTDPWTFRH, encoded by the coding sequence ATGCCCAGCCTCGCCGACGTCGTCGACCTGCTCCACGCGTGGTACCCGCCCGGCACGGCCGACGGCTGGGACGCCGTGGGCCTGGTGGCGGGCGACCCGACCGCGGAGGTCGCGCGGGTGATGTTCGCCGTCGACCCGACCGTCGAGGTCGCCCGCGAGGCCGTCGCGTGGGGTGCCGACCTGCTCGTCGTGCACCACCCGCTGTTCCTCACGCCGGTCAGCTCGGTCGCCGCGGACACCCCCAAGGGGCGCACGCTGCACACGCTGACCGCGGGCGGGTGCGCCCTGCTCGCCGCCCACACCAACGCCGACCAGGCGTCCTCCGGCGTGTCCGAGGCGCTGGCGCTGGCCCTCGGCCTGCGCGACCTCGCCCCGATCCGCCCGGCACCCGCGCAGCCGCTCGACAAGGTCGTCGTCTTCGTGCCGCTGGCGCAGGCCGACGCCGTCCGCACGGCCATGACCGAGGCGGGGGCAGGCCGACTCGGCGACTACGACTCCTGCACGTGGACCACGACCGGCGAGGGCCGCTTCCGTCCGCTCGAGGGGGCCTCGCCCGCGATCGGCGCGGTGGGCGGCCTCGAGGCGGTCGAGGAGGCCCGGATCGAGGCGGTCGTGCCGCCCGGGCGCCGGACGGCCGTCGTGCGGGCGATGCTCGCCGCCCACCCCTACGAGGAGCCGGCCTACGACGTCGTGTCCCTCGCCGACCCCGGCCTCGCCCCGACCGGCACCGGGCGCACCGGCAGCGTCGAGGAGACCACGCTGGAGCAGTTCGCGGCACGGGTGGCGGCCGCGCTGCCGGCGACCGCCCACGGCGTACGCGTCGCAGGCGACCCGCAGCGGCCGGTGCGCCGCGTCGCGGTGTGCGGCGGGGCGGGCGACTTCCTGCTCGACGAGCTCGCGCACAGCGACGTCGACGCCTATGTCACCAGCGACCTCCGGCACCACCGGGCCGGGGAGTTCCTCGAGCACGGAGGGCCTGCGCTGGTCGACGTCGCCCACTGGGCGGCGGAGTGGACGTGGCTGCCGGTGGTGGAGGCTCGGCTGCGCCGGGCGCTGGACGATAGGGTCGACACCCGGGTCAGCACGCGGTGCACCGACCCGTGGACGTTCCGCCACTGA
- a CDS encoding AMP-binding protein, with amino-acid sequence MTARALASTLVGRASGAATTVRVLGRAGVIRPYAPRTLLDVGRTVVRWGTGPAGGFASLAARAPHQVGIVDELGELTWGELDRRSNALARALADRGVAEGDAVAIMCRNHRGFVEASVAAAKLGADILYLNTAFAGPQLVDVLAREAPRLVVHDEEFTPLLARAEVERRVLAWTDAPTDTPADTPADTSTGAVVGGEEAVEETVERLVTAYDDGDLHPPARHARVVVLTSGTTGPPKGAPRREAGVDAAVALLSRMPLRAGRRTHIAAPLFHTWGFAHLALSMLLGSTIVLRRGFDPEDALRTAESERCESLVVIPVMLQRMLALDPAALDRVDLSRVRVVASSGSALPATLAHAWMDRFGDNLYNIYGSTEVAYASVATPEDLRADPTSAGRPPHGTVVRILDDAGHEVPRGETGRIFVGNGLLFEGYTGGGSKEVVDGLMCSGDLGHLDAAGRLHVAGRDDDMIVSGGENVFPREVEDCLVAHEAVGEVAAVGVADEDYGQRLRAFVVRTGEVSADELREHVRVSLARFKVPREIVFVDELPRNATGKVLRRDLARWDDETDDEKDGEGPRDEQRTVHG; translated from the coding sequence GTGACGGCTCGCGCCCTCGCCTCGACCCTGGTGGGCCGGGCGTCGGGCGCCGCCACCACCGTCCGCGTGCTGGGCCGCGCGGGCGTGATCCGCCCCTACGCCCCCCGCACCCTGCTCGACGTCGGGCGCACGGTCGTGCGCTGGGGCACCGGCCCGGCCGGCGGCTTCGCGAGCCTCGCCGCCCGAGCCCCGCACCAGGTGGGGATCGTCGACGAGCTCGGTGAGCTCACCTGGGGCGAGCTGGACCGGCGCTCCAACGCCCTGGCCCGCGCGCTGGCCGATCGCGGCGTGGCCGAGGGCGACGCGGTCGCGATCATGTGCCGCAACCACCGCGGCTTCGTCGAGGCGTCCGTCGCGGCGGCCAAGCTGGGCGCCGACATCCTCTACCTCAACACCGCCTTCGCCGGCCCCCAGCTCGTCGACGTGCTCGCCCGCGAGGCGCCGCGCCTGGTCGTGCACGACGAGGAGTTCACGCCCCTGCTCGCCCGCGCGGAGGTCGAGCGGCGGGTGCTGGCCTGGACCGACGCCCCCACCGACACCCCGGCCGACACCCCGGCTGACACCTCGACCGGCGCCGTCGTGGGGGGCGAGGAGGCCGTCGAGGAGACCGTCGAGCGGCTGGTGACGGCGTACGACGACGGCGACCTGCACCCGCCGGCGCGCCACGCCCGGGTGGTGGTCCTGACGTCCGGCACGACCGGCCCGCCCAAGGGCGCCCCGCGCCGCGAGGCGGGGGTCGACGCGGCGGTGGCGCTGCTCTCGCGGATGCCGCTGCGGGCCGGACGCCGCACCCACATCGCGGCGCCGCTGTTCCACACCTGGGGCTTCGCGCACCTCGCGCTGTCGATGCTGCTCGGCTCGACGATCGTGCTGCGGCGCGGCTTCGACCCGGAGGATGCCCTGCGCACCGCCGAGTCCGAGCGCTGCGAGTCGCTGGTCGTCATCCCGGTGATGCTCCAGCGGATGCTCGCCCTCGACCCCGCCGCCCTCGACCGCGTCGACCTCTCCCGCGTGCGAGTCGTCGCCTCGTCCGGGTCGGCGCTGCCCGCGACCCTCGCGCACGCGTGGATGGACCGCTTCGGCGACAACCTCTACAACATCTACGGCTCGACCGAGGTCGCCTACGCCTCGGTCGCGACGCCGGAGGACCTGCGGGCCGACCCGACGTCCGCCGGTCGCCCGCCCCACGGCACGGTCGTGAGGATCCTCGACGACGCCGGCCACGAGGTCCCGCGCGGCGAGACCGGGCGGATCTTCGTCGGCAACGGCCTGCTCTTCGAGGGCTACACCGGAGGCGGCTCGAAGGAGGTCGTCGACGGGCTCATGTGCTCCGGCGACCTGGGCCACCTCGACGCGGCCGGTCGCCTGCACGTCGCGGGCCGCGACGACGACATGATCGTCTCGGGCGGCGAGAACGTCTTTCCGCGCGAGGTCGAGGACTGCCTCGTCGCCCACGAGGCGGTGGGGGAGGTCGCCGCCGTCGGTGTCGCCGACGAGGACTATGGTCAGCGTCTGCGCGCCTTCGTGGTGCGCACCGGCGAGGTCTCGGCCGACGAGCTGCGCGAGCACGTGCGGGTCAGCCTGGCCCGGTTCAAGGTGCCGCGCGAGATCGTCTTCGTCGACGAGCTCCCGCGCAACGCAACGGGCAAGGTCCTCAGGCGCGACCTGGCCCGGTGGGACGACGAGACGGACGACGAGAAGGACGGCGAGGGACCACGTGACGAGCAACGGACTGTGCATGGGTGA
- a CDS encoding FUSC family protein, with protein sequence MRFVDAEVVAERSRMSLRARVARLRAKGWVIGQCAVAAGVAWWLASDVFGHRLPFFAPIAAVVSLGMSYGQRQRRVAEVTVGVALGVFLGDATTHLIGSGGVQIALIVAAGMSIALLLDAGQLLVIQAAVQGIVVAALAPAPGEAFLRWTDAIIGGAVALVAATVVPRAPLRKPRDQAAVVVRKIAELLRSSADRLGDGDVERALAALRDARSTDVLIAELRAASEEGLSVVSSSPFRRRHGEHQRRLAELVEPLDVALRNTRVVVRRVAVACHRREPVPASYASLTRDLAALCDRVADELVSDRMAAAVIEDLISLGCATAQVEHSDDLSAEVILAQVRSIIADMLALCGMDPLEATDAIPLR encoded by the coding sequence GTGCGCTTCGTCGACGCCGAGGTGGTCGCGGAGCGCAGTCGCATGTCGTTGCGCGCCCGGGTGGCGCGGCTGCGGGCGAAGGGCTGGGTGATCGGGCAGTGCGCGGTCGCCGCGGGCGTCGCGTGGTGGCTCGCCTCGGACGTCTTCGGCCACCGTCTGCCGTTCTTCGCGCCGATCGCGGCGGTCGTCTCGCTGGGCATGTCCTACGGCCAGCGGCAGCGCCGGGTCGCGGAGGTGACCGTGGGCGTGGCGCTCGGGGTCTTCCTCGGCGACGCGACGACCCACCTGATCGGGTCGGGCGGCGTGCAGATCGCGCTGATCGTGGCCGCCGGCATGTCGATCGCGCTGCTGCTCGACGCGGGGCAGCTGTTGGTCATCCAGGCGGCGGTGCAGGGCATCGTGGTCGCGGCGCTCGCCCCCGCCCCGGGCGAGGCGTTCCTGCGCTGGACCGACGCGATCATCGGGGGAGCGGTGGCGCTCGTGGCGGCCACCGTCGTGCCCCGGGCGCCGCTCCGCAAGCCGCGCGACCAGGCCGCGGTGGTGGTGCGCAAGATCGCCGAGCTGCTGCGCTCCAGTGCCGACCGGCTCGGCGACGGCGACGTCGAGCGGGCGCTGGCCGCGCTGCGCGACGCGCGCTCCACCGACGTGCTCATCGCCGAGCTGCGCGCCGCGTCGGAGGAAGGGCTGTCGGTGGTGAGCTCCTCGCCCTTCCGGCGACGGCACGGCGAGCACCAGCGCCGGCTCGCCGAGCTCGTCGAGCCGCTCGACGTGGCGCTGCGCAACACCCGGGTCGTCGTGCGCCGGGTGGCGGTGGCGTGTCACCGCCGTGAGCCCGTGCCGGCGTCGTACGCCTCCCTGACGCGCGACTTGGCCGCGCTCTGCGACCGCGTCGCCGACGAGCTCGTCTCCGACCGGATGGCCGCCGCCGTCATCGAGGACCTGATCTCGCTCGGGTGCGCCACGGCGCAGGTGGAGCACAGCGACGACCTGTCGGCGGAGGTGATCCTCGCGCAGGTGCGCTCGATCATCGCCGACATGCTCGCGCTCTGCGGGATGGACCCGCTCGAGGCGACCGACGCGATCCCGCTGCGCTAG
- a CDS encoding DUF3052 domain-containing protein, with translation MTGAGDRLGLKPGMVVQELGWDNDTDDELRVAVEDTIDADMVDGDYGNVVDAVLLWWRDDDGDLVDGLVDALTDLVGGGSIWLLTPKVGRSGSVDAADISEAAPIAGLAQTTTAAVSKDWQATRLVAPKTPA, from the coding sequence GTGACAGGAGCGGGGGACCGGCTGGGCCTCAAGCCCGGCATGGTCGTCCAGGAACTCGGCTGGGACAACGACACCGATGACGAGCTTCGCGTCGCGGTCGAGGACACCATCGACGCCGACATGGTCGACGGCGACTACGGCAACGTCGTCGACGCGGTCCTGCTGTGGTGGCGCGACGACGACGGCGACCTCGTGGACGGCCTCGTCGACGCGCTCACCGACCTCGTCGGCGGTGGCTCGATCTGGCTGCTCACCCCGAAGGTGGGCCGGTCGGGGAGCGTGGACGCGGCCGACATCTCCGAGGCGGCCCCGATCGCGGGCCTCGCGCAGACGACGACCGCGGCAGTGAGCAAGGACTGGCAGGCCACCCGGCTGGTCGCCCCGAAGACCCCCGCGTGA
- a CDS encoding C4-type zinc ribbon domain-containing protein produces MKADPTHQVALLGVAELDSRAAQLRHQRAHLPELAEISALEAERTELTDRVRDARIVVDDLTVEQAKADREVEQVKARRERDRTRMDTGQVTNPKDLERMQHELVSLERRITTLEDAELEVMENLEEAQQVLDGLGIRADDIDARLAELVTARDDKRVEIDRALDEVTAARGPATEGMPEDLMALYERLREQKGIGAALLRARQCGGCNMGLDASELSRIRSAPADEVIRCEECQRILVRTDESGL; encoded by the coding sequence TTGAAGGCCGATCCCACCCACCAGGTCGCGCTGCTCGGCGTCGCCGAGCTCGACTCGCGCGCCGCCCAGCTGCGGCACCAGCGAGCCCACCTCCCCGAGCTGGCGGAGATCAGCGCGTTGGAGGCCGAGCGCACCGAGCTCACCGACCGGGTCCGCGACGCGCGCATCGTCGTCGACGACCTCACCGTCGAGCAGGCCAAGGCCGACCGCGAGGTCGAGCAGGTCAAGGCCCGCCGCGAGCGGGACCGCACCCGGATGGACACCGGACAGGTCACCAACCCCAAGGACCTCGAGCGGATGCAGCACGAGCTGGTCTCGCTCGAGCGCCGCATCACCACGCTCGAGGACGCCGAGCTGGAGGTGATGGAGAATCTCGAGGAGGCCCAGCAGGTGCTCGACGGCCTCGGCATCCGCGCCGACGACATCGACGCGCGGCTCGCCGAGCTCGTGACCGCGCGCGACGACAAGCGCGTCGAGATCGACCGCGCCCTCGACGAGGTCACCGCCGCCCGCGGCCCCGCGACCGAGGGGATGCCGGAGGACCTGATGGCGCTCTACGAGCGGCTGCGCGAGCAGAAGGGCATCGGCGCCGCCCTGCTGCGGGCCCGCCAGTGCGGCGGCTGCAACATGGGCCTCGACGCCTCCGAGCTGTCGCGGATCCGCTCCGCGCCGGCCGACGAGGTCATCCGGTGCGAGGAGTGCCAGCGCATCCTGGTGCGCACCGACGAGTCCGGCCTCTGA